Genomic segment of uncultured Desulfobacter sp.:
AAATGCGAACAAATGCCGGCCCAGATCAAAACCTGCGCAAAGAGGAAAAGAAGTGCTGATAAAATCCACGTTGTATAAGGCGCAGTGGATTGGTATGCACCGTCAGGATCAGACAAAACATTGGTAAACGCGGACCATGCACAGACAACACCAAATGCTATCTGAATAAGAATTGCAGCAACGATGACAAACCAACGATTGTTAACTTTTGCGGTAGTAGACATTTGGAAAGACCTCCTTTTGTAAGTTGAACATTTGAGTTAAGCATCATGAACTTAACTTGCAAGTTCAGCCAGCCGGCCGGGGGGAAAGTGACAAAACAGGTTGAAGTAGTTACGCTAACACTGTTTATTTATTTAAAAATCGTGAAAGGGCTTTTAAATAAATCGCTGTTCTCCCGAATTGTTTGCAGTACATCTATTAAGGTAATTTTATTATTTGTACATCCGAAAGTATTTGTCAAGACTAAAACGTGGTTACTAAAAAAGGAGAGCTTGTGAAAACACTCTCCTTTTTTATTTTAATCTCCTCCTATTTTAATGGTGGTTTAGGCTACTTGTTTCTCCGTGCTGACCTCGTTTTTTTTTGTCATTAAAGAGACAACAATCAGTGTTATAAAGGCTAACGGTATTGATATGATGCCTGGATTATTTATGGATATCGGAGCACTTTCAGCGGGCAGCCCGTACACTGTAAAGGTTTTGGGCGACAGTAAAATAATTGTCATCGCGCTTATGATTCCCACTACGATGGATGCGGAAATACCCTTTGCTGTCGTTTTCTTCCAGAACAGCATCATTAAAATTGCGGGCAGGTTTGCTGATGCGGCAACCGCAAACGCTAGCCCGACAAGGAACGATACGTTGATTCCTTTGAATGCGATTCCCAGCAGAATAGCGAATACCCCCACCACGACGGCTGCGATTTTACCAGCTTTTACCTGGCCTTTATCGGTCAATGGAATTCCGAAATAATTGGCAATCAGGTCATGGGCAACCGCACCGGATGCTGCCACAATAAGCCCGGAAACCGTCCCGAGAACTGTGGCAAAGGCGATGGCGGATATTATGGAGAATATCGCTATACCAAAGAACTTAGCCAGCAGCGGTCCGGCCATATTACTGCTCTGCACATCAAGTACGCCGTTGACCATTGCACCAAGTCCCATGAAAAGGGTAAGGACATAAAAGAAGCCGATGGCTGCGATGGCAAGGATCGTTGACTTACGCGCGGCCTTTGGGCTGGGCACCGTATAATACCTAATCAGAATATGAGGCAGGGCGGAGGTGCCGAAGAACAATGCGATCATAAGGGAGACAAAGTCAAGCTTGGACATAAAGGTTGACCCCTTATCGACCTTGAACCTTAATCCAGGTCTCATGATAGCCTCACCCGCTGTGGGATTCTGATACCAGAGTTGTACTTTTTCGCCCTGGTCCATGAAAACCACTTTGCCAAAGCGGACGATAGTGCTTGCCTCTATGGTTGTCAGGAATTTAAATGGGCTGACGGACCCTGTTTCCGTAACCTCTTCTCCATCAACCATGATTTTGCTTGCGTGGCCGACCTGGAAAAATTTTTCAGCTTCCTTTGGCTCGCCATTGTAAAGCACTTGGCCGTCTTTGGTGTTTACCACCGTAAGCGCCTCTTCAAGGTGGGTATTCCCATCGTCTTCAATCAGGTGCCACCATGTACTTATGCCCTCTTTGTTTAATTTCACATAAGTTCCCTGGGCGTCACTATGCGTCCCGGCAATCTGGTACTCATAGTTGTCGATTGCCGTAACCTCTCCGTTCATTACCGTGGCATTGATGGTTTGAAACTTATGATAGTCTTCGGACGGCGGGGTTTTTATGCCGTGCATAAATATGGCAATTGTAAGAATTGAGGAGAAAATGATCAGCAGGCCGCCTTTGAAGAACTGAACATAGGTGGTTGATGCCATCCCTGCCGTTGCCACGATGAAGATAACGATGGCACCCACAAGGATAACCCCGACGTAATGGGGCATACCGAGCAATGGTGTAACAAGACTTCCTGCGCCTACCATTTGAGGCACAAGATAACATATGGAGACAATCAGGGTACTGATAGCCGCCGTCAGGTGAATGCCCCGGGAATTGTATTTATTGTTGAGCGCATCTGTAAACGTGTATTTTCCAAGACGTTTCATCGGCTCGGCCACGATAAACAGCGCAACGACCCATCCTGCAAGATAACCGATGGAATATAAAAATCCGTCGTAGCCGCTGAATGCGATCATCCCGCAGATCCCAAGGAAGGATGCGGCTGAAAGATAATCGCCTGCGAATGCAATACCGTTTACGCCCCAGTGAATATCTCCACCGGCAGCATAATACCCTGATGATGTTGTTGTTTTTTTTGCAAAATAAGATGACAGCCATAGCACACCAAGTACAAAAGCGACAAAGATTGCTACTGCGAACGGGGATGCATTATATATCATTGGTCAGTATCCTCCACATTGAGTTCATCTTCTTTATTAGTGCAAAGAATGTCGTAAATGATTCCCATTACGAAAGCCAGAATAATCAGGCCAAAACCATACACAACTGCCAGGTTTTGACCAGCAAATACGATTGTTGCCATTGTTTTCGGACTAGCAACGTTTATCCAGATAAATCCGACATATACCAATACGTAAACAAGAAACAACCACAACCCAAGTTTAGTTTTGAAACCAATCGCTTTGTCCTCTCCCCAATCAGTTGCAGGCCCGTGTGACATAGGTTTTTCTCCTTATTTAATAATTGTATTTATTTTCGGATAGTCCTGTTACTTAAACAGGGTATCCTGGTTCCGGCAGTTTTTTTAACGACTTCAACAGGAGAACAGCTTCAGCCCAGCGGGAAATGCTGATAACAATGAGAATAACGTCGTGTGCGAGAAAAGTCGGTTTGAGATTTAAAGAAATTAATCAGGTCATTACAGCGACAGCTACCGTGAATTGTACTTTTCATTTCCCCTCCTTTTTTGGGTTTAGACTCTCGTGCTTTTTTTCTTCGTTGAACAATATTTATACCCACCGCTTTTCGGTGAAATAATTATTTTACTATACAGCAGAGAAAATCTTATACGAACGCTAAGGCCGGGTTCTAAAACTCATCGGTATACAGCAATTTAAACAGATTCAGTCCAAATGTCGTTTTGCCTTTCCGGCAAAAAGGAGCCTTATTTTTCTTTTTATTCGTACATCCGGAATTAATCGTAAAAGTACCCAATCCCGAATGTGTACAGTTATAAAGATTTATCAATCGTTTGTTTGACGATCTTTATAACAAAAACTTCACGATTTTAGCTAGAAATAAAATAATAAAAACTAATCTATAACTCCCTACTATCTTATGAGCAGGCTTGATGTCAAGCATTAAAATTTGCGCCCAAGATTAAAACCCATGGCGTCAAATGGAGTGTATTGAATATCGTGCTGAATTTATTTATTTTTTAATGGTTCGCGTGTCGGGTGTATTTTGCGAAATAT
This window contains:
- a CDS encoding cation acetate symporter → MIYNASPFAVAIFVAFVLGVLWLSSYFAKKTTTSSGYYAAGGDIHWGVNGIAFAGDYLSAASFLGICGMIAFSGYDGFLYSIGYLAGWVVALFIVAEPMKRLGKYTFTDALNNKYNSRGIHLTAAISTLIVSICYLVPQMVGAGSLVTPLLGMPHYVGVILVGAIVIFIVATAGMASTTYVQFFKGGLLIIFSSILTIAIFMHGIKTPPSEDYHKFQTINATVMNGEVTAIDNYEYQIAGTHSDAQGTYVKLNKEGISTWWHLIEDDGNTHLEEALTVVNTKDGQVLYNGEPKEAEKFFQVGHASKIMVDGEEVTETGSVSPFKFLTTIEASTIVRFGKVVFMDQGEKVQLWYQNPTAGEAIMRPGLRFKVDKGSTFMSKLDFVSLMIALFFGTSALPHILIRYYTVPSPKAARKSTILAIAAIGFFYVLTLFMGLGAMVNGVLDVQSSNMAGPLLAKFFGIAIFSIISAIAFATVLGTVSGLIVAASGAVAHDLIANYFGIPLTDKGQVKAGKIAAVVVGVFAILLGIAFKGINVSFLVGLAFAVAASANLPAILMMLFWKKTTAKGISASIVVGIISAMTIILLSPKTFTVYGLPAESAPISINNPGIISIPLAFITLIVVSLMTKKNEVSTEKQVA
- a CDS encoding DUF485 domain-containing protein yields the protein MSHGPATDWGEDKAIGFKTKLGLWLFLVYVLVYVGFIWINVASPKTMATIVFAGQNLAVVYGFGLIILAFVMGIIYDILCTNKEDELNVEDTDQ